The Sorangiineae bacterium MSr11954 DNA segment CGAGGCAGCGCTTGCCAGCCTGCTAGTGAAATCTTCAATCCCACCAGATCCAATTTGCGACGCACAGAGAGCGGCACGCACGCCAGCGTGTCGTGGACGTCGCCTTCGAACACAAAGCGTTTGTACGTCATAGAATTATACGTATCATACAAAGATGTCGCGGTGGCAACCGGAGCGCAAAGAAGTGACACGCCAGCGCATCCTCGAGGCGGCCGCTCATCTCTTCCGGGAGCGCGGCTATGCCAACACCTCCGTGTCGGATGTCATGCACCGCCTGGGGCTCACGGTGGGTGGATTTTATTCGCATTTCGAGTCGAAGGAAGCGCTGCTCTCCGAGGTGATCGCCGATGGAATGGATCGGATGCGTAGCCTTCTGCTCCTTGGAATGGAACAAGCCGAAGGCTCCGATTTCATTCGCGAAGTCGCAAAAAGGTACTTGAGCCGCTTTCACCGCGATCACCCGGAGCAGGGGTGCATTCTGCCGGCATTGGCTGCCGAGGTCGGCCGTCACGGTTCGGCGCCGCGAAGCGCGATTGAGCTTTACCTGCGTGAAATTACGTCGTTTTTTGCAAAGAAGTTTGCATCGGGCCGGACCGCACCGCCGAAGGCGCGGGGCGACGGTGATGACGAAACCGCATCAAAGGGGGATGTGTTCGCCGCAGACGAGTTGGCGCTAGCGCTCACGGCCTTGTCCGTTGGAGGCGTCTTGCTCGCGCGTGCGGTCGAAGACCGGTCGTTGTCGGACTCCATCCTCCGGATTTGCCGACGTTTCGCCAACCACTACGCGCGGCGTGCCGAGCGTACGTAGTCCACCTCGAGGTATGTCGTAAATGAGAACGGACAAAACGGCCTGTATTCTTTGTTCACGCAATTGCGGTCTCGAAGTCGAAATCGATGAAGGGCGCCTGACCCGCATCCGCGGCGATCGCGAGCATCCCCTCTCGGAAGGCTATATTTGCCAAAAGGCCGCCCGGCTCGATCATTATCAAAATCACGAAGATCGTTTGAGCCATCCGCTCCGTCGCAAGAGCGATGGAACGTTCGAGCGCGTGACGTGGGACGAGGCGCTGAGCGATATCGCGCGCCGCCTGCTCGCCATTCGCGAAGCGCACGGCGGGCGAGCGTTTGCTTTTTATGGCGGGGGAGGGCAGGGCAATCACCTCGGCGGCAGCTATGGGTTGCAGCTGCTCAGGGCCATGCGCAGCCGCTTTTATTACAACGCGCTCGGGCAGGAGAAGACGGGGGACTTCTGGGTCAACGGGCGCCTCTTCGGCGATCAGCGGTGCCATATCACCGAGGACATCGACCACGCCGATTTCGTCTTGTTCATCGGCACCAACCCCTGGCAAGCGCACGGCATCCGCAACGCGCGCGACGCCATCAAGACCCTGAGCGACGATCCGCGGCGCACCATGGTGGTCATCGATCCCCGCCGCACCGAAACGGCGGAGCGGGCGGACATTCACCTGGCGCTGCGCCCCGGCACCGACGCGTTTCTCATGGCGGCCATGCTCGCCATCCTCGTGCGCGACGATCTGGTCGACCGCCGCTTTTTGGCCGAGCGCACCAGCGGCTACGATGAGCTCGAGCGCGCGCTCCGCCAGGTCCCCATCGAGGAGTTCGTCCGCCGCGCCGATGTGCCGATGGAGGACGTGATGAAGGTGGTGCGCGGCCTCGCCAGCGCCCGCAAGGCCTGCGTCCGGGTCGACCTCGGCATCCAGCAGAGCTTGCATAGTACACTCAATTCGTACCTCGAGAAGCTCCTGTTCCTGCTCACGGGCAACTTTGGAAAGGAGGGCGGGAACAACCTGCACACGGCGCTGATCCCGCTCATCGGGCACTCCAGCGAGCGCTCCCCGAGCAATTGGCGCACGAGCCACCATGGGATGTTCGGCATCGGCAAGATTTACCCGCCCAACATCCTCCCGGCGGAGATCGACCAGGCGAACGACGATCGGATCCGCGCCCTCATCGTCGATAGCTCCAACCCGGTGATGACCGGCGCCGACTCGCAGGCCTTCGAGCGCGCCTTCTCCAAGCTGGAGCTCTTGGTCGTGGTGGACGTGGCGATGACGGAGACGGCGCGCCTCGCGCACTACGTGCTGCCGGCGTCCTCGCAGCTCGAAAAGTGGGAGATGACCGGCTTCAATCTGGAGTTCCCGGAGCAAGTCTTCCACCTGCGGCACCCGCTCTTCCCCGCGCACGGCGAGACCCTCCCGGAGCCCGAGATCTACACGCGCCTTTTGGAGCACATGGGCGAGCTCCCGAAGCGCTATCCGTGGCTCGAGAGGGTGGCGCGCCTCGATCGCAAGCGGCCCGGGCTCGGGCTCTACTTTGCTGCGCTCGGGCTGGTGACCGCCGGGCACCGCAAGCTATGGCCGCGGACGAAGTGGCTCGCCGCCTCGTCGTACGCGCCCTCGATCCTGTATCGGACCTTGGGGCCGCTGCTCCCCGAGGGGGCGGCCGCGGCGGCGCTGCTCTTGCCGCTCGCGCACCTCTATGCGCTCCAGCATCGCAAGGCGGTCGAGCGCGCGGGGCATCGCGGCAAGGGGCTGGCCTTGGGCGAGTCGCTCTTTCAAGCCATCTTGAACCAGCGGTCGGGCGTCGCGATCAGCCGCCACCGCAGCGAGGATGCGTTCGCGCTGATCCGCCACCGGGACCGCCGCGTTCACCTGGCCATCCCCGAAATGCTCGAGGCGCTCGGGACGCTTCGGGCGGAGAGCGACGCGCTCGGGAGCGAGTTCCCGTTCGTGCTCATCGCGGGCGAGCGGCGCGCGTACAACGCGAACACGATTTACCGCGCCCCGAGCTGGCGGCGTCAGGATCCGGATGGCGCTCTTCGCATTCACCCGGAGGACGCCAAAGGCCTCGGTCTGGCGAACGGAGCGCGGGCGCGCTGCCGCTCGTCGCGCGGAGAGGTCGAGGTGACGATTGCCCACTACGACGCCATCCGGCGCGGGGTGGTGACCCTGCCGCACGGTTATGGGCTGCGCTATCAAGGGGGCCCAGCGGTGGGACCGGCCGTCAACCGGCTGACGTCGGCCAACCACTGCGATCCGGTGGCGCGCACGCCTTTCCACAAGTTCGTGCCCGTGAGCATCACGAAATTGTAACCTGGAAGCATGGTCCAATCGCTCCTGCGCACCCTGTGCGTTCCTCTCGTTCTACTGGGTGCGTTCGGTTGCAAAAAGAGCGGCGCGGATTTCGAGGGCGAGATCGCCCTCCAGATCCAAAGGCCCAACAGCAGCGGGTCGGAGATGGTCTTCTCCACGTCCGGGGGGCGCGTTCGGCTCGACTCGTCGGTCGATGGAAAGCACTCGCACGCCATCGTCAGGCCGGGGGGCAAGGCGTTGCTGGTGATGGACGAGGCGCAGTCGTGGCTCGAAATGGACATGCAAAAGGCGGCCGCCGCGATGGCCACCGCCGATCCCAACGGGGCGCCGGGGGTTCGCAAGACGGGCGAGAAGGAGACCATCGCCGGGCGTGAGTGCGAAATCTGGAAGATCCAGCACGCGAACGGCAAGCGCACCGAGACGTGCATCACCGAGGGCCTGGCCGCGTTCGACTTCGGCGCGCTGCTCCCCGGGGCTTCGCTCTTGCGGCCGCCGGCCAGCACCCCGGAGGCCGCGAACGAGGTGCGCACCAAGAAGATGTTCCCTCTGCGGTCCATCGAGTTCGACCCGTTCGGGAAAGAGCTATCGCGGATGGTGGTCACCCGCATCGAGGCCAAGAAGATCGAC contains these protein-coding regions:
- a CDS encoding TetR/AcrR family transcriptional regulator produces the protein MSRWQPERKEVTRQRILEAAAHLFRERGYANTSVSDVMHRLGLTVGGFYSHFESKEALLSEVIADGMDRMRSLLLLGMEQAEGSDFIREVAKRYLSRFHRDHPEQGCILPALAAEVGRHGSAPRSAIELYLREITSFFAKKFASGRTAPPKARGDGDDETASKGDVFAADELALALTALSVGGVLLARAVEDRSLSDSILRICRRFANHYARRAERT
- a CDS encoding molybdopterin-dependent oxidoreductase gives rise to the protein MRTDKTACILCSRNCGLEVEIDEGRLTRIRGDREHPLSEGYICQKAARLDHYQNHEDRLSHPLRRKSDGTFERVTWDEALSDIARRLLAIREAHGGRAFAFYGGGGQGNHLGGSYGLQLLRAMRSRFYYNALGQEKTGDFWVNGRLFGDQRCHITEDIDHADFVLFIGTNPWQAHGIRNARDAIKTLSDDPRRTMVVIDPRRTETAERADIHLALRPGTDAFLMAAMLAILVRDDLVDRRFLAERTSGYDELERALRQVPIEEFVRRADVPMEDVMKVVRGLASARKACVRVDLGIQQSLHSTLNSYLEKLLFLLTGNFGKEGGNNLHTALIPLIGHSSERSPSNWRTSHHGMFGIGKIYPPNILPAEIDQANDDRIRALIVDSSNPVMTGADSQAFERAFSKLELLVVVDVAMTETARLAHYVLPASSQLEKWEMTGFNLEFPEQVFHLRHPLFPAHGETLPEPEIYTRLLEHMGELPKRYPWLERVARLDRKRPGLGLYFAALGLVTAGHRKLWPRTKWLAASSYAPSILYRTLGPLLPEGAAAAALLLPLAHLYALQHRKAVERAGHRGKGLALGESLFQAILNQRSGVAISRHRSEDAFALIRHRDRRVHLAIPEMLEALGTLRAESDALGSEFPFVLIAGERRAYNANTIYRAPSWRRQDPDGALRIHPEDAKGLGLANGARARCRSSRGEVEVTIAHYDAIRRGVVTLPHGYGLRYQGGPAVGPAVNRLTSANHCDPVARTPFHKFVPVSITKL
- a CDS encoding DUF4412 domain-containing protein; the protein is MVQSLLRTLCVPLVLLGAFGCKKSGADFEGEIALQIQRPNSSGSEMVFSTSGGRVRLDSSVDGKHSHAIVRPGGKALLVMDEAQSWLEMDMQKAAAAMATADPNGAPGVRKTGEKETIAGRECEIWKIQHANGKRTETCITEGLAAFDFGALLPGASLLRPPASTPEAANEVRTKKMFPLRSIEFDPFGKELSRMVVTRIEAKKIDDSKFEVPANYKKFERP